One genomic segment of Helianthus annuus cultivar XRQ/B chromosome 14, HanXRQr2.0-SUNRISE, whole genome shotgun sequence includes these proteins:
- the LOC110909260 gene encoding dof zinc finger protein DOF5.7, whose translation MLPQNIASKQANKDEDQSMGDGGSGAQNTSSWKPPEQILKCPRCDSSNTKFCYYNNYSLAQPRHFCKACKRYWTKGGTLRNVPIGGSCRKNKKTKSSSSKCSSLDIGGMKFFGLGLSTLGGLNFPPRVSNQFSPLANLDPLGYNLPFSSSQQHNENGELGSFHHNTDLASSIESLSSINQDLHWKLQQQRLSMLFGGGAENDQRQQKQQVVLEPHHQKLQPILFQNLETSKPSQSTNEGSSIKVTADGCGLATEWFFDNSYHAAANLNPTTSANSSGAGNDHQNGNVNNWNGIQSWNHLNQYS comes from the coding sequence ATGTTGCCTCAAAACATAGCTTCCAAACAAGCCAACAAAGATGAAGATCAAAGCATGGGTGACGGTGGAAGTGGTGCACAGAATACATCTTCATGGAAGCCACCGGAGCAAATCCTCAAGTGCCCGAGATGTGATTCTTCCAACACAAAGTTTTGCTACTACAACAACTATAGCCTCGCCCAGCCCAGACACTTCTGCAAGGCTTGCAAAAGATACTGGACTAAGGGCGGGACTCTTCGCAACGTCCCCATTGGGGGCAGTTGCAGGAAAAACAAGAAGACAAAATCTTCTTCCTCCAAATGTTCATCTTTGGACATTGGAGGGATGAAGTTTTTCGGTCTTGGTCTTTCGACACTTGGGGGATTAAACTTCCCTCCTAGGGTTAGTAACCAATTCTCTCCTCTGGCTAATCTTGATCCATTAGGGTATAATCTCCCATTTTCGTCATCTCAACAACACAATGAAAATGGAGAGTTGGGAAGTTTTCATCACAATACTGATCTTGCTTCTTCCATTGAGTCTTTGAGTTCTATAAACCAAGATTTGCATTGGAAGCTTCAGCAACAAAGACTGTCTATGTTGTTTGGTGGCGGTGCAGAGAACGATCAACGACAACAAAAACAACAAGTTGTTCTTGAACCACATCATCAGAAACTACAACCTATTTTGTTTCAGAATCTTGAGACTTCAAAACCATCCCAATCCACTAATGAAGGTTCTTCAATAAAAGTGACCGCTGATGGCTGCGGTTTGGCAACCGAGTGGTTCTTCGACAACAGCTATCATGCAGCGGCGAATCTGAACCCAACGACTTCAGCTAATAGCAGTGGTGCAGGGAATGATCATCAAAACGGAAACGTGAACAACTGGAACGGGATTCAATCTTGGAATCACTTGAATCAATACAGCTGA